In Sphingobacterium zeae, one genomic interval encodes:
- the pdeM gene encoding ligase-associated DNA damage response endonuclease PdeM: MKLSEQTITFNKQQLTLNNQRSIFWQAEKALILSDLHLGKAAHFRKNGIAIPTDTAIADLKRLEGLVDHYKPDQVIVVGDLVHASINSEVLLLEEFRKRYTGLKLHLVKGNHDRLSKNITEQFAIQHHDEVFALQQIQFKHHPSDAIDPSSFRISGHLHPGVSIVIPPKRQLRLPCFLVSEHQIILPAFSKFTGIDSRELSIKYKCYAISEDLIFPIQKGR; encoded by the coding sequence ATGAAGCTTTCTGAACAAACAATCACATTCAATAAACAACAATTAACACTTAACAATCAAAGGTCTATATTTTGGCAAGCAGAAAAAGCATTGATCCTATCAGACCTCCATCTTGGCAAAGCTGCACATTTCAGAAAAAACGGCATTGCCATCCCTACTGATACAGCTATTGCCGATCTTAAACGACTTGAAGGCTTAGTAGATCACTATAAACCCGATCAAGTTATTGTGGTCGGTGATCTCGTTCATGCAAGTATCAATAGTGAAGTCCTGTTACTGGAAGAGTTCAGGAAAAGATATACAGGACTCAAGCTCCACCTGGTCAAAGGAAATCATGATCGGCTATCGAAAAATATCACCGAGCAATTTGCTATCCAACATCATGACGAAGTTTTTGCTCTACAGCAAATACAATTTAAACACCATCCTTCCGACGCAATCGATCCATCATCGTTCCGGATTAGTGGCCACTTACATCCGGGGGTGAGTATCGTTATACCACCAAAGCGACAACTTCGCCTACCTTGTTTTTTAGTCTCTGAGCATCAGATCATACTACCTGCATTTAGCAAATTTACAGGAATTGACAGCAGGGAACTATCCATTAAATATAAATGTTACGCAATCTCAGAAGACCTCATTTTTCCTATTCAAAAAGGCAGGTAG
- a CDS encoding helix-turn-helix transcriptional regulator has translation MLVKSKIVELSDWLFEEEIPDGYVPDKPLVENRVFISKDPVHMKNFQLSTSGLFILHSKMQFDRPVQVLTEIEGETITSQFIFFKPTDSKLPYGMSRHNIRYIPSIKSIHEVEPGIEYTYFIAVISKEYYLNLIKRDSLLHQQFVREIEKGEYTSYSEEDLIATYEMQHTIAELIESKKKGEIRRLHTESRIVELLMYQFEQYNEKKESSNSLFHEEDVQRLEMARQILEQRIANPPTQKELAAEVLTSESKLRKDFKEYFSVTIHDYLIRVRMEKAKSYLLEDKMTVYEVALLTGYGHQNNFSSAFKKYYGISPGELKM, from the coding sequence ATGTTGGTTAAAAGTAAAATAGTAGAGTTATCAGATTGGCTTTTTGAAGAGGAGATTCCGGATGGTTATGTTCCTGACAAACCTTTAGTGGAAAATAGAGTATTCATATCCAAGGATCCTGTGCATATGAAGAATTTCCAGCTATCCACTTCAGGATTGTTTATCTTGCATTCAAAGATGCAGTTTGATCGGCCTGTACAAGTGCTTACGGAGATTGAAGGGGAGACAATCACAAGTCAGTTTATATTTTTTAAGCCGACAGACAGTAAACTACCCTATGGTATGAGCAGACACAATATCCGTTATATTCCTTCGATTAAATCTATTCATGAGGTAGAGCCTGGAATCGAATATACTTACTTTATAGCCGTTATATCCAAGGAATATTATCTCAATCTGATTAAACGTGACTCGCTGTTGCACCAACAATTTGTGCGCGAGATCGAAAAGGGAGAGTATACATCGTACTCAGAAGAGGACCTGATAGCAACTTACGAGATGCAGCATACCATAGCTGAATTGATTGAATCCAAAAAGAAAGGTGAGATCCGCCGATTGCATACTGAATCGCGTATTGTTGAATTATTGATGTACCAATTTGAGCAATATAACGAGAAGAAGGAAAGTAGTAACTCATTATTCCACGAAGAGGACGTGCAACGCCTGGAGATGGCTCGGCAAATCTTGGAACAACGCATTGCAAATCCACCAACCCAAAAGGAACTCGCTGCAGAGGTACTCACCAGTGAGAGTAAACTCCGAAAGGATTTTAAAGAGTATTTTTCGGTTACTATCCACGATTACCTTATACGGGTACGAATGGAAAAGGCCAAAAGCTATCTTTTGGAAGACAAAATGACAGTTTACGAGGTTGCATTATTAACGGGCTATGGACATCAGAATAACTTTAGCAGCGCTTTTAAAAAATATTATGGGATTTCGCCTGGCGAGCTCAAAATGTAA
- a CDS encoding heme ABC transporter ATP-binding protein, translating into MLRVEKINYEVNGRKLLKDITFQVRKGEILAILGANGAGKSTLMGVLCGEKKPDSGAVHLNGRALSTYDPATLSKCRALLSQQQQMTLSFNVKEIVLMGRYPHYKNTPKEHDYSVVAETMKLCGVSAFAERDFLSLSGGEQQRVHLARILAQVWDNPDSLLLLDEPISALDLHYQQKVLAIARALARKGFMVVLIVHDVNFAAMYADRILMLKNGRKLFHGTPVEVLAQKEIYTIFSVESNVIMNPRTLKPYVQLEEMDIDLG; encoded by the coding sequence ATGCTACGTGTAGAGAAGATCAACTACGAAGTAAACGGACGAAAGCTCCTGAAGGATATTACCTTTCAGGTACGTAAAGGTGAAATTCTGGCAATCCTCGGAGCCAATGGCGCTGGTAAATCGACGCTGATGGGGGTGCTTTGTGGTGAAAAGAAGCCTGATTCGGGAGCTGTTCATCTTAATGGAAGGGCTTTATCGACATATGACCCAGCGACGCTCTCTAAATGCAGGGCGCTGTTGAGCCAGCAGCAGCAGATGACGCTAAGCTTTAACGTGAAGGAAATTGTGCTGATGGGAAGGTATCCTCATTACAAGAATACACCGAAGGAACATGACTATAGTGTCGTTGCGGAAACCATGAAGCTTTGTGGGGTGTCGGCTTTCGCTGAGCGGGATTTTCTGAGCTTATCGGGTGGCGAACAGCAGCGTGTCCATCTTGCACGCATCTTGGCACAGGTCTGGGACAATCCGGATTCACTGCTGTTATTGGATGAGCCAATCTCTGCCCTCGATTTACACTATCAGCAGAAAGTCCTTGCGATAGCCCGTGCGCTTGCCCGTAAAGGATTTATGGTAGTGCTGATTGTGCATGATGTCAATTTTGCGGCAATGTATGCCGATCGTATCCTCATGCTAAAAAATGGGCGTAAGCTTTTTCATGGAACGCCTGTAGAGGTGCTCGCCCAAAAGGAAATTTATACCATCTTTTCGGTGGAATCAAACGTCATTATGAATCCAAGAACACTGAAACCGTATGTTCAGTTGGAGGAAATGGATATTGATCTGGGTTAG
- a CDS encoding FecCD family ABC transporter permease — protein MQKKQKFILLTLGLVLGVVSIVALGMGAYHIPPADILRMLTQKLHFGSAGGVHNMHEDVLFEIRMPRLLLGLLVGAALGISGAAIQGIFRNPLAEPGLIGISSGASLFAVLIIAFETFLFTSLAAWIGYYILAFGAFVGAGLTAFLVYRIASKNGRPNVTTMLLAGIAINAFAGALTGLMTYMSTEQQLRTITFWMLGSLGGATWDNLRALAPFILIPVLILPFFGKSLNAFSLGELQADLLGMRTDRVKRWVVVLSTLAVGASVAVSGIIGFVGLIVPHTVRLMGGADHRFVLPGSLLLGALVLTLADVIARVAVAPIELPIGVITALLGTPVFLYILIKDK, from the coding sequence GTGCAAAAGAAACAGAAATTTATTCTATTGACTTTGGGCCTGGTATTGGGTGTCGTCAGTATTGTTGCCTTGGGGATGGGGGCTTACCATATTCCACCCGCTGATATCTTGAGGATGTTGACGCAAAAATTGCACTTCGGAAGTGCGGGAGGTGTGCATAATATGCACGAAGATGTTCTTTTTGAGATTCGTATGCCGCGTCTTTTGCTCGGACTTTTGGTGGGTGCAGCATTGGGTATATCGGGTGCTGCGATCCAGGGTATATTCCGCAATCCCTTAGCGGAGCCCGGATTAATTGGCATTTCATCTGGAGCTTCTCTTTTTGCGGTACTGATCATTGCCTTTGAGACTTTTCTCTTTACCTCTTTGGCTGCTTGGATTGGCTATTATATATTGGCTTTTGGCGCTTTTGTGGGCGCTGGTTTGACCGCTTTTTTGGTTTACCGTATTGCCAGTAAAAATGGCCGCCCCAATGTGACGACGATGTTGTTGGCAGGTATTGCCATCAATGCCTTTGCGGGTGCGCTGACAGGTTTGATGACCTATATGTCTACAGAGCAACAGTTACGTACCATCACTTTTTGGATGCTGGGTAGTCTTGGTGGGGCTACTTGGGATAACTTAAGGGCTTTGGCGCCATTTATTTTAATCCCGGTGCTAATCTTACCTTTTTTTGGAAAGTCGCTGAATGCCTTTTCCCTCGGGGAGTTGCAGGCGGATCTTTTGGGTATGCGTACCGATCGCGTCAAACGCTGGGTGGTTGTTTTATCCACACTTGCTGTGGGAGCATCCGTTGCGGTATCGGGGATCATTGGTTTTGTGGGATTGATTGTTCCTCATACCGTTCGTCTGATGGGCGGGGCGGATCACCGATTTGTACTTCCTGGTTCATTGTTATTGGGGGCGTTGGTGCTGACGTTGGCAGATGTGATTGCCCGGGTTGCTGTTGCACCCATTGAATTGCCCATCGGCGTCATTACAGCTTTATTGGGTACACCGGTATTTTTGTATATTTTAATCAAAGATAAATAG
- a CDS encoding heme/hemin ABC transporter substrate-binding protein, whose protein sequence is MSRFYVIILCFVMQIGGWARAQQRIITLNSSLTETIYGLGIGERMIATDVTSISPKAAAALPRVSKNRSVSAEGLLSFKPSIVIANEGDVSKSVIQQIRAAGVKFVSIKPNYSVPGALRYIQEVADAVGESAAGKNLVSRTKVSLDHTMELVKKENQGKAAPKVLFLYARGTGTMSVAGKGSSLDAMINLAGGKNAVQEFSDFKPYTTEALVQANPDIVLLFDFGASSLGGEDAILKLPGMRITNAGKNERILVMNASLLVNFSNRLPDAILALHRGFGEMMDSK, encoded by the coding sequence ATGAGTAGATTTTATGTTATTATACTGTGTTTTGTGATGCAAATCGGTGGATGGGCGAGGGCACAGCAGAGAATCATTACGTTAAACAGTTCGTTGACCGAAACGATCTATGGACTGGGAATAGGTGAGCGCATGATCGCTACCGATGTGACAAGTATATCGCCCAAAGCAGCGGCGGCCTTGCCGAGGGTAAGCAAGAACCGTTCGGTATCGGCCGAAGGTTTATTATCTTTTAAGCCAAGCATCGTTATTGCGAATGAGGGAGATGTATCCAAATCGGTCATTCAGCAGATTCGTGCGGCTGGTGTGAAATTTGTCTCCATTAAACCAAACTATTCTGTTCCGGGTGCACTTCGTTACATCCAGGAGGTCGCAGACGCCGTCGGTGAATCTGCTGCAGGTAAAAATCTGGTTTCCCGCACGAAAGTAAGCTTGGATCATACCATGGAATTGGTGAAAAAGGAAAATCAGGGTAAAGCGGCACCCAAAGTATTGTTTTTATATGCCCGTGGTACGGGTACCATGAGTGTAGCGGGTAAAGGCAGTAGTCTGGATGCGATGATTAATCTGGCTGGTGGTAAAAACGCGGTTCAGGAATTTTCGGATTTCAAACCCTATACAACGGAAGCGCTGGTGCAGGCCAATCCAGATATTGTGTTGCTATTTGATTTTGGCGCAAGTAGTCTTGGCGGTGAGGATGCTATCCTCAAATTGCCGGGGATGCGTATTACGAATGCGGGTAAAAACGAACGTATCTTGGTGATGAATGCCTCGCTGCTGGTCAATTTCAGTAATCGGCTGCCAGACGCAATCTTAGCATTGCACCGTGGATTTGGAGAAATGATGGATTCAAAATAA
- a CDS encoding TonB-dependent receptor, whose product MFKNSSPIRTSTLIALCACQIYTVQAQEKWKISGVLKNESNKGVANATIYLYPDKYAFKTDTAGRFQFSQLYAGRYELQVQAMGYQQYRQVIDLEDKNQQLTLVLKAEERQMDVVDVQGKVQAVDNLVKAENAAMPVKVITKREIELMGSRRLDEVLKEQTGIAIVNDIAGGSRAVGVQIQGFSSNYVMVLVDGQPMLGRNSGNFDLSRISVTNIERIEIIKGASSCLYGSDALGGAINIITRHGAITPQAQASLLYGSLNTVDATLEAETPFANQRGSAVFSGNYYRTDGFNTDKQYLDSKSTTFPPYTNYSFQGRVRYRTSKNGTLGVTGRYAARESEMINAWSESATLQDKQKDQDINLSASYDHNFESGLRSMTRYYFSRFHSQIAAQWLQQGIVASAEQFGQNVHRIEQQFAYSPAQQVKLTGGIGGSLELMDNQDLDAKRSLNSAFAYLQTEWKPVDRLLTTLGLRYDQTNVYNGHLSPSFGLQYHLSPKLLIKGGIGAGFKAPDYKMRYQVFFNPAANYLVVGSERVADVIAAMDQAGELSYKNSYILNLVAGNLKAETSISNNIGLTWSPSNRFQADFSVFYHRINNQINTVSVGNGTKVAQIYSYRNLPKAMNKGFEVSLTYQATKDLQLSMGYQYLIAKDLSVLDSIAKGSYPYNQINDPATGEYRQSKKSDYWGIEDRSRHMFNAKAQYEYKPWGVNVNARVNFRSATPFQEYNGNQFIDKYDIFIPYHTLVNMTVEKSLMNRRFTLRLIGDNLFNFTSRYLLGQPGRVIMGGVSYRWIKE is encoded by the coding sequence GTGTTTAAAAACAGCTCACCTATTCGAACAAGCACCCTGATCGCCCTTTGCGCCTGCCAGATCTACACTGTGCAAGCACAGGAAAAATGGAAAATCTCCGGTGTATTGAAAAACGAATCCAATAAAGGCGTCGCCAATGCGACTATCTATCTTTATCCAGATAAATATGCTTTTAAAACAGATACTGCAGGGAGATTTCAATTCTCCCAACTCTATGCGGGGCGCTACGAATTACAGGTACAGGCCATGGGTTATCAACAGTACCGTCAAGTTATCGATTTGGAAGACAAAAATCAGCAATTGACCCTTGTGTTAAAAGCTGAAGAACGGCAGATGGATGTAGTTGATGTGCAGGGTAAAGTGCAGGCTGTAGACAATCTCGTTAAGGCTGAAAATGCAGCCATGCCCGTTAAAGTTATTACCAAACGGGAGATCGAGCTTATGGGCAGCCGTCGTCTGGATGAAGTTTTAAAAGAACAGACGGGTATCGCCATTGTTAACGATATCGCCGGAGGCTCCAGAGCTGTCGGTGTGCAGATCCAGGGATTCAGCAGCAACTACGTGATGGTTCTGGTAGATGGGCAACCTATGCTGGGGCGCAACAGTGGCAACTTTGACCTGTCCCGTATTTCGGTGACCAATATTGAGCGTATCGAGATCATCAAGGGAGCTTCTTCCTGCTTATATGGAAGCGATGCATTGGGTGGTGCGATCAATATCATTACACGCCATGGTGCTATCACACCACAGGCACAGGCTTCCCTCCTCTATGGCAGTCTCAATACCGTCGATGCCACTTTGGAAGCTGAGACACCTTTTGCTAATCAACGCGGCAGCGCAGTGTTTTCGGGCAATTACTACCGCACGGATGGTTTTAATACCGACAAGCAATACCTGGACTCCAAGAGCACCACTTTTCCGCCTTATACCAACTATAGTTTCCAGGGGCGAGTGCGTTATCGTACAAGCAAAAATGGCACCTTGGGCGTTACAGGGCGTTATGCAGCCCGGGAATCTGAAATGATCAATGCATGGTCCGAATCGGCCACACTACAGGATAAACAAAAAGATCAGGACATCAACCTTTCGGCAAGTTACGACCATAATTTCGAGTCGGGACTGCGCAGTATGACACGTTACTATTTCTCGCGTTTCCACTCCCAGATTGCCGCACAATGGTTGCAACAAGGTATTGTTGCCAGTGCCGAGCAATTCGGTCAAAATGTACACCGCATTGAACAGCAATTTGCGTATAGCCCCGCACAACAGGTTAAACTCACCGGTGGTATAGGCGGTAGTCTTGAACTGATGGACAACCAGGATCTGGATGCCAAGCGCTCTTTGAACAGCGCATTCGCCTATTTGCAGACCGAATGGAAACCTGTAGACCGCTTATTGACGACGCTGGGTCTACGCTACGATCAGACCAATGTCTACAATGGCCATCTGAGTCCAAGTTTCGGCCTGCAATATCATCTCAGCCCTAAGCTTTTGATCAAAGGTGGTATCGGAGCAGGATTTAAAGCACCCGACTATAAGATGCGCTATCAGGTCTTTTTCAATCCAGCAGCCAACTATTTGGTCGTGGGCTCAGAGCGCGTAGCCGATGTGATTGCAGCTATGGATCAAGCCGGAGAACTGAGTTATAAAAACAGTTATATACTCAATTTGGTAGCGGGTAATCTCAAAGCCGAAACCAGCATTTCAAACAATATTGGACTTACCTGGAGTCCGTCCAATAGATTTCAGGCCGATTTCTCGGTCTTCTACCATAGGATCAACAATCAGATCAACACAGTTAGTGTAGGTAACGGAACCAAAGTCGCACAGATCTATAGCTACCGCAACCTGCCGAAAGCCATGAATAAAGGTTTCGAAGTTTCATTGACCTATCAGGCAACCAAAGATCTGCAACTGTCGATGGGCTATCAATATTTGATTGCCAAAGACCTGAGTGTATTGGATAGTATTGCCAAGGGAAGTTATCCCTATAACCAGATCAACGATCCCGCTACAGGCGAATATCGCCAGAGTAAAAAATCGGATTATTGGGGTATTGAAGACCGTTCGAGACACATGTTCAACGCAAAAGCCCAATATGAATATAAACCCTGGGGCGTTAATGTCAATGCGCGTGTCAATTTCAGAAGTGCCACACCTTTTCAGGAATATAATGGCAACCAGTTTATCGACAAATATGACATCTTTATTCCCTATCACACATTGGTGAATATGACGGTAGAAAAGAGTCTGATGAACCGCAGATTCACACTGCGTCTGATCGGTGACAATCTATTCAATTTTACAAGCCGTTATCTACTCGGGCAGCCTGGACGGGTTATTATGGGTGGTGTCAGCTACCGTTGGATAAAAGAATAA
- a CDS encoding HmuY family protein, translated as MRTIRMIIGECSIWLSFHKIGRCIFSALLLLTVVSCGKDKDYTIGLEDGKSTLIKDLAGDTDAAMGEGTEGKEQRPFFMFLFRFKDQKQIWVKTKADSAQWLKTKDWDIAFTGPYNSEIYVNNSQHEYNPGYGGQANNTAVVLLRQAYQSVTIAPSDEEFNKSEVNKIGWAATDGSDGWFRYSLSTHIMQALPNRTYAIRLPDGKYAKLQLINAYKGNPAAVTNLNWPAPYYTFKYYVQQDGSKDLNTNTL; from the coding sequence ATGAGAACGATTCGCATGATTATAGGAGAATGTAGCATCTGGCTTTCCTTTCACAAGATTGGCCGTTGTATTTTTTCAGCACTATTGCTATTGACAGTCGTATCCTGCGGGAAAGACAAAGACTATACGATCGGATTAGAAGATGGCAAAAGTACTCTGATCAAAGATCTTGCTGGCGATACCGATGCAGCCATGGGAGAAGGTACTGAAGGAAAAGAGCAAAGACCATTTTTTATGTTTCTTTTTCGTTTTAAAGACCAAAAGCAAATATGGGTTAAAACCAAAGCCGATTCTGCGCAGTGGCTTAAAACAAAAGATTGGGATATTGCCTTTACAGGTCCTTACAATTCGGAGATCTATGTGAACAATTCCCAGCATGAATACAATCCAGGTTATGGCGGCCAGGCAAATAATACCGCTGTGGTTTTACTGCGACAAGCCTATCAGAGTGTCACTATAGCCCCCTCGGATGAAGAGTTTAATAAAAGTGAAGTAAACAAAATTGGCTGGGCAGCAACCGATGGTTCTGATGGATGGTTTCGCTATAGCTTAAGCACCCATATTATGCAGGCGCTCCCCAATCGTACCTATGCGATTCGCTTACCCGATGGCAAATATGCCAAATTGCAACTGATCAATGCCTATAAGGGAAATCCAGCGGCGGTAACCAACCTCAATTGGCCTGCCCCATACTATACATTTAAATATTATGTACAGCAGGATGGCAGTAAAGATTTAAATACAAACACATTATAA
- a CDS encoding HmuY family protein, translated as MTIKKRSKLLKFIPVLAFLIVLGSCSKSEPTAVEPEPDPVAPEAMFNRLITVKNFGEDLPAGSAPTTAQSPIYYSLEQNKAVTPDYKLTARWDISCSEIYRSFINCNNTANGFGKGGPGKGGILIVKKKFEDVIDIPSDAEFRKGEKAYGTDDSGAFGEGLGWYLYDFDGVIKGGGAENKKHVCYPIESNTLIVRTAQGNYAKIKIQSIYKDLLDPKDWFKDSPTPFFTFQYMLAKAGSTKFVIAN; from the coding sequence ATGACAATAAAGAAACGCAGTAAACTATTAAAATTCATACCGGTATTGGCATTTTTAATTGTGTTGGGGTCTTGCAGCAAAAGCGAGCCCACAGCAGTAGAGCCTGAACCAGATCCTGTTGCACCAGAAGCTATGTTCAACCGCTTGATTACGGTTAAGAATTTTGGCGAAGACTTACCTGCTGGAAGTGCACCAACCACGGCGCAATCACCAATATATTACAGCCTGGAACAGAACAAAGCTGTGACACCGGATTATAAACTAACCGCACGATGGGATATCTCCTGCTCAGAAATATACCGCAGTTTTATCAATTGCAATAATACAGCAAACGGATTTGGTAAAGGTGGCCCAGGGAAAGGTGGTATACTCATTGTGAAGAAAAAATTTGAAGATGTAATCGATATCCCTTCAGACGCCGAGTTCCGCAAAGGTGAAAAAGCATATGGTACAGATGATTCAGGAGCATTTGGTGAAGGTCTAGGTTGGTATTTATATGATTTTGATGGCGTAATCAAAGGTGGTGGAGCCGAAAACAAAAAACACGTTTGCTATCCCATCGAAAGCAATACATTGATCGTCCGTACAGCTCAGGGAAACTATGCCAAGATCAAGATACAAAGTATCTATAAAGACCTCTTGGATCCAAAAGATTGGTTTAAAGATTCACCAACACCATTCTTTACATTCCAATATATGCTTGCCAAAGCTGGCAGTACCAAATTTGTGATTGCTAACTAA